A genome region from Bombilactobacillus bombi includes the following:
- the rlmD gene encoding 23S rRNA (uracil(1939)-C(5))-methyltransferase RlmD, producing the protein MKNTQNTIKVGTRLKLTIKRMGINGEGIAYYQNTLIFIPQALPGEVILSEITTISHNFLRAKLIKIINSSKLRNPNPPQLLGKVGGLELAHLRYPQQLKYKRLMVTEALRHFRPDGYHSYVVKPTIGANHPWHYRNKAQFQLRQVGNQLICGLYQTGTQKVVDSLNMPTQRPLTLKILKLLLPIIQALEIPIYNPEQHSGIIKTLVVRESVHFQQAQLTLITNSRKLPHKRQLIAAINEQIPAVISIAQNFNPKDDGPLWGDETNILWGKDYLQEKIGNKLFNLSPAAFFQLNPEQTAKLYQTAITALNPQATDIVVDAYAGVGTIGISLAEQVQQVIGGEIIPAAVEDANLNVQQNQLNNVRYQVGAVEELYPQWLQQGIKPTALVVDPPRVGLNSKFINFINQSQPQKFIYISCNPSTLARDLKELVKVYQVQWLQPLDMFPQTPHVEVVAKLIRK; encoded by the coding sequence CTTATTACCAAAATACGCTTATTTTTATCCCCCAAGCTTTGCCTGGTGAGGTCATCTTAAGTGAAATTACCACAATTAGTCATAATTTTTTGCGGGCTAAATTAATTAAAATTATTAATTCGAGTAAGTTGCGTAATCCTAATCCTCCACAACTCTTGGGCAAAGTAGGCGGCTTGGAATTAGCTCATTTACGTTATCCCCAGCAATTAAAGTATAAACGACTGATGGTAACTGAAGCATTACGCCATTTTCGCCCAGACGGTTATCATTCTTATGTAGTTAAACCAACTATTGGCGCTAATCATCCTTGGCATTACCGCAATAAAGCCCAATTTCAATTACGACAAGTCGGCAATCAACTAATTTGTGGTCTTTATCAAACAGGCACCCAAAAAGTTGTTGATTCTTTAAATATGCCCACCCAACGTCCTTTAACTTTAAAAATTTTAAAATTATTATTACCTATTATTCAAGCTTTAGAAATTCCAATTTATAATCCGGAACAACATTCAGGTATTATTAAAACTTTAGTTGTTCGCGAATCCGTTCACTTTCAACAAGCCCAACTAACTTTGATTACGAATTCCCGTAAATTACCCCATAAGCGCCAGTTAATTGCGGCAATTAATGAACAAATCCCAGCAGTTATTTCAATTGCTCAAAACTTTAATCCTAAAGATGATGGACCGCTTTGGGGAGATGAAACTAACATTCTCTGGGGTAAAGACTATCTGCAAGAAAAAATTGGTAACAAGTTGTTTAATCTATCTCCAGCTGCTTTTTTTCAATTAAATCCTGAGCAGACTGCCAAATTATATCAAACTGCTATCACAGCCTTAAATCCCCAAGCTACTGATATTGTTGTTGATGCTTATGCAGGTGTTGGTACTATTGGTATTAGTCTGGCAGAACAAGTTCAACAAGTCATCGGCGGTGAGATTATTCCGGCAGCAGTAGAAGATGCGAATTTAAATGTCCAACAAAATCAACTCAATAATGTCCGTTATCAAGTTGGTGCTGTAGAAGAGTTGTATCCCCAATGGCTGCAGCAAGGTATTAAACCCACTGCTTTAGTAGTTGACCCACCGCGTGTTGGCTTAAATTCTAAATTTATTAACTTTATCAATCAATCACAACCACAAAAGTTTATTTATATTTCTTGTAATCCGTCCACTTTGGCGCGTGACTTAAAAGAGCTTGTTAAAGTTTATCAAGTTCAATGGTTGCAGCCTTTAGATATGTTTCCTCAAACTCCTCATGTTGAAGTAGTCGCAAAATTAATCAGAAAATAA
- a CDS encoding hydroxymethylglutaryl-CoA synthase, which yields MTVGIDKIGFYTPQQYLDLIDLAHARQVDPNKYLIGIGQQQMAVADLDQDIVAMAANAAEEILTTADRQEIGLLIVATESGVDQSKAAALFVQELLHINNNIRALEVKEACYGATAGLQFAYDFVSLHPNQKALVIAADIARYGLQTAGEVTQGAGAVAMLVSQNPHILALEKESIYQSQNAGDFWRPNYSQQALARGKYSEELYLQMFTQIYQQADSLISKESLAALLFHIPFSKMGRKALQTLKTKISDGDYQRLLSRFEKSIIYGQTVGNIYTGSLYLSLLSLLENDDSLQDSERIALFSYGSGAVAELFFGHLQPHYRDYLNATEHRQLLDERQRLSVAEYEAIFKKQLVTDGSCQLISPVRAAQHYLKKVDQHERFYQ from the coding sequence ATGACAGTTGGAATTGATAAAATTGGTTTTTATACACCTCAGCAATATTTAGATTTAATTGACTTGGCTCATGCTCGCCAAGTAGATCCTAATAAATATTTAATAGGCATCGGTCAACAACAAATGGCAGTAGCTGATTTAGATCAAGATATTGTAGCCATGGCCGCTAATGCTGCTGAAGAAATTTTGACTACTGCCGATCGCCAAGAGATTGGTTTATTGATTGTAGCCACAGAAAGTGGTGTGGATCAGTCCAAAGCAGCTGCATTATTCGTGCAGGAATTATTACACATTAATAATAATATTCGGGCTTTAGAAGTCAAAGAGGCTTGTTATGGCGCAACTGCTGGTTTACAGTTTGCTTATGATTTTGTGAGTTTACATCCAAACCAAAAAGCCTTGGTGATTGCTGCTGATATTGCTCGTTACGGTCTGCAAACTGCAGGCGAAGTAACTCAAGGTGCAGGAGCTGTAGCAATGTTAGTCAGTCAAAATCCACATATTTTGGCTTTAGAAAAAGAATCCATTTATCAAAGTCAAAATGCAGGGGATTTTTGGCGCCCAAATTATTCACAACAAGCTTTGGCACGGGGAAAATATTCTGAAGAATTATACTTACAAATGTTTACCCAAATTTACCAGCAGGCAGATTCTTTAATTAGTAAAGAGTCGCTAGCGGCCTTATTATTTCATATTCCGTTTTCTAAAATGGGCCGTAAGGCTTTACAAACGCTCAAAACTAAAATTTCAGATGGTGATTATCAGCGTTTATTAAGCCGTTTTGAAAAAAGTATTATTTATGGACAAACAGTAGGTAATATTTATACGGGATCTTTATATTTAAGTTTGCTGTCTTTGTTAGAAAATGATGATAGTTTGCAAGATAGTGAGCGGATTGCCTTATTCAGCTATGGTTCTGGGGCAGTAGCAGAATTGTTCTTTGGGCATTTGCAGCCTCATTATCGTGATTATTTGAACGCTACTGAGCATCGCCAATTACTAGATGAGCGCCAGCGACTAAGTGTAGCTGAATATGAGGCAATTTTTAAAAAGCAGTTAGTTACCGATGGATCCTGTCAGCTGATTAGTCCCGTACGAGCTGCTCAACATTATTTGAAAAAAGTTGATCAACACGAAAGATTTTATCAATAA
- a CDS encoding hydroxymethylglutaryl-CoA reductase, degradative translates to MTKLYEMTTAQRLKQLQMEGYLTQSDMELLQTNSALPATIGSHLVENYLGNFALPFGVANHFLINQQDYLIPMATEEPSVIAAASNAAQRVARSGGFQTQVFRNGLQGQIVFQGHLKDKTSFLQQHHNQIMTIADQAHPTLQQHGGGLKDININNYKDFVEFNLLINPAEAMGANVVNTILEAVAHYLQQQLPQLDLLMAILSNQAPQQIASASAQIDFEQLATSQYSGYQVAQRIVAASEFAQISAARAATHNKGIMNGVIATVLATGNDTRNINAAVYAGLNQSQKTLSEWQIHDQKLVGNIRLSLPLGSVGGAISTLPMARLAMRILQQPSATQLMGIVATVGLASNLAALRALVTQGIQAGHMNLQWQSLAIMAGAKADEIAPIVAYLKAHPQVANLANAHKQLEQLRKDK, encoded by the coding sequence ATGACCAAGTTATATGAAATGACCACAGCACAACGTTTAAAACAATTACAAATGGAAGGCTATTTGACCCAATCTGATATGGAATTATTGCAGACAAATTCTGCATTACCTGCAACAATTGGAAGTCATTTAGTAGAAAACTATCTGGGAAATTTTGCACTGCCGTTTGGTGTGGCCAATCATTTTCTAATTAACCAACAAGATTACTTAATTCCAATGGCTACTGAAGAGCCATCAGTAATTGCAGCTGCAAGTAATGCGGCTCAACGTGTTGCTCGTAGTGGCGGATTTCAAACTCAAGTTTTTCGCAATGGTCTTCAAGGCCAAATTGTGTTTCAAGGTCACTTGAAAGATAAAACTAGTTTTTTGCAGCAACATCACAATCAAATTATGACAATTGCCGATCAAGCACATCCAACGCTGCAACAACATGGTGGTGGGTTAAAAGATATTAATATTAATAATTATAAAGATTTTGTAGAATTTAATCTGTTGATTAATCCAGCAGAAGCAATGGGTGCCAATGTAGTTAATACTATTTTAGAAGCCGTAGCTCATTATTTACAGCAACAATTGCCTCAATTGGATTTATTAATGGCGATTTTGTCTAATCAAGCGCCTCAACAAATCGCCAGTGCCAGTGCCCAAATTGATTTTGAACAATTAGCCACTTCACAATATTCGGGCTATCAAGTAGCTCAGCGGATTGTAGCGGCTAGTGAATTTGCCCAGATTTCTGCAGCTCGAGCAGCTACGCATAATAAAGGGATAATGAATGGCGTTATTGCCACAGTGTTGGCAACTGGCAATGATACGCGCAATATTAATGCAGCTGTTTATGCAGGTTTAAATCAAAGCCAGAAAACTTTAAGTGAATGGCAAATCCACGATCAAAAATTGGTTGGTAATATTCGACTTTCCTTGCCTTTAGGTAGTGTTGGTGGTGCAATTTCAACATTACCAATGGCGCGATTAGCTATGCGGATTTTACAGCAGCCCTCAGCTACCCAATTAATGGGAATTGTTGCGACTGTTGGCTTAGCTTCCAATTTGGCAGCTTTACGAGCGTTAGTAACTCAAGGAATTCAAGCAGGTCATATGAACTTACAGTGGCAAAGTTTAGCGATTATGGCCGGTGCTAAGGCTGATGAGATTGCTCCCATCGTTGCTTATTTAAAAGCTCATCCTCAAGTGGCAAATCTCGCCAATGCCCACAAACAATTAGAGCAATTACGAAAGGATAAATAA
- a CDS encoding thiolase family protein, with protein MTDQQVVIVAAYRSPTGKFWGQLQPLNSVQLASQLVKQILNRVAINSQMIDQVILGNVLATGAGQNIARQVQLNAGLDQSKTAMTINQVCGSGLKAIRLAQAALVMGDAQAAIAGGVESMSNAPAFAARISKNNFANEWQDSLQEDGLKDAFGHYAMGVTAENLAQKFHITRQQQDKYAWQSQQRASFAQEQGWFNDEIIPVVNLNYDEPVRSNSTLESLAKLKPVYQTQGSVTAGNSSPLSDGASALILMTKKQAQKLQLQPLAQIVGYQEVGYRPDLMGYTPVIAIQNLLAQTHQQVSDIDLFEVNEAFAAQALVVQQELGIDNQRYNISGGALALGHALGSSGSRIVTTLVHNLKRTRQQYGIAALCIGGGQAIALEVENLQ; from the coding sequence TTGACAGATCAACAAGTTGTGATAGTTGCTGCTTATCGTAGTCCAACAGGAAAGTTTTGGGGACAGCTGCAGCCTTTAAATTCAGTTCAACTGGCTTCCCAATTAGTTAAACAAATTTTAAACCGAGTTGCCATTAATTCTCAAATGATTGATCAAGTAATTTTAGGCAATGTCTTAGCAACCGGTGCTGGTCAAAACATTGCGCGACAAGTGCAACTTAATGCGGGGCTAGATCAATCAAAAACAGCAATGACTATTAATCAAGTTTGTGGATCAGGTCTCAAAGCGATTCGCTTAGCACAAGCAGCATTAGTCATGGGAGATGCGCAAGCAGCAATTGCGGGAGGAGTCGAGAGTATGTCTAATGCTCCTGCTTTTGCAGCGCGTATCAGTAAAAATAATTTTGCGAATGAGTGGCAAGATAGTTTGCAAGAAGATGGGCTTAAAGATGCTTTTGGACATTATGCCATGGGTGTAACTGCGGAAAATTTAGCTCAAAAATTTCATATTACGCGCCAGCAACAAGACAAATATGCTTGGCAATCGCAACAGCGTGCATCTTTTGCGCAAGAGCAGGGATGGTTTAATGATGAAATAATACCAGTGGTTAACTTAAATTATGACGAACCTGTTCGGTCTAACTCAACCTTAGAATCATTGGCTAAGTTAAAACCAGTTTACCAAACTCAAGGCAGCGTGACGGCAGGTAACTCATCACCTCTAAGTGATGGGGCTTCAGCTTTAATTTTGATGACGAAAAAGCAAGCTCAAAAGTTGCAGTTGCAGCCTTTAGCACAAATTGTAGGTTATCAAGAAGTAGGATATCGTCCTGATTTGATGGGCTATACGCCAGTAATTGCAATTCAAAACTTGTTGGCTCAAACTCATCAACAAGTGAGCGATATTGACTTATTTGAGGTTAATGAAGCTTTTGCAGCGCAAGCCTTAGTTGTCCAACAAGAATTAGGGATTGATAATCAACGTTATAATATTAGTGGTGGAGCTTTAGCTTTAGGACATGCTTTAGGTTCATCTGGAAGTAGAATTGTGACGACTTTAGTACACAATTTAAAGCGAACACGACAACAATATGGCATTGCTGCTTTGTGTATTGGCGGCGGTCAAGCAATTGCACTGGAGGTCGAGAACTTACAATGA